The genomic interval AGATGGATGACAAGCACGAGCCCAAGCGCAGTGCGGCTGAAATTGCTTTGACTGAATTGCACGCAGGCGGCAAATTTAACCAGAACAGTTACAAAGTGTCTGGCGGTTTGCACGGTGTGGGTGTGTCTTGTGTGAACGCGCTGTCCAAGTCATTGCGCTTGGTGGTCCGCCGTGATGGCAAGGTACATACCTTGGAGTTCTCTAAAGGTTTTGTGCAAAACCGTTTGATTGAAGTTGTGAACGGTGTGGAAGTGTCTCCCATGCGGATCACGGGTGATACTGAGAAGCGCGGCACAGAAGTTCACTTCTTGCCCGACACAGAAATCTTCACTCAAAACACAGATTTTCATTACGAAATTTTGAGCAAGCGTTTGCGCGAACTCAGCTTTTTGAACAACGGTGTTCGCATCCGCTTGTTGGACGAACGCACAGGCAAAGAAGACGACTTTTCTGGTGCAGGTGGTGTGAAGGGCTTTGTAGACTTCATTAACTCAGGCAAAAAGGTATTGCATCCCAATGCGTTTTACGCTGAAGGCGACCGTCCTGCTGAGACTTATGGTGGTATTCCGGGCACCAACATTGGTGTGGAAGTGTCCATGCAGTGGAACGATGGTTACAACGAGAACGTCTTGTGCTTTACCAACAACATTCCACAGCGTGACGGTGGCACCCACCTGACTGGTTTGCGTGCGGCAATGACCCGTGTCATCAACAAGTACATCGAAGAAAACGAATTTGCCAAGAAGGCCAAAGTCGAAGTGACAGGCGACGACATGCGCGAAGGCTTGTGCTGCGTGCTGTCGGTTAAAGTGCCTGAGCCCAAGTTCAGCAGCCAGACCAAAGACAAGCTTGTCTCCAGCGAGGTGCGTGCACCCGTGGAAGACATCGTCGCTAAAACACTGACTGACTATCTGCAAGAGCGTCCCAACGACGCCAAGATCATTTGCGGCAAGATTGTGGAAGCTGCGCGTGCTCGCGAAGCTGCCCGTAAAGCCCGTGAGATGACACGCCGCAAAGGTGTGTTGGACGGCATGGGTCTGCCAGGCAAACTGGCAGATTGCCAAGAAAAAGACCCATCGCTGTGCGAAATCTACATCGTGGAGGGTGACTCTGCGGGTGGTTCAGCCAAGCAAGGTCGTGACCGTAAATTCCAAGCCATCTTGCCCCTGCGTGGCAAGATTTTGAACGTGGAAAAAGCACGTTACGAGAAGCTGCTGACCAGCAACGAAATCTTGACGCTCATCACGGCGTTGGGTACTGGTATTGGCAAAGCCAGTGCTGAGTCTGGCAAGTCGGCCACCGATGACTTCAACGTCGACAAGCTGCGTTACCACCGCATCATCATCATGACTGACGCGGACGTGGACGGTGCGCACATTCGTACGCTGTTGCTCACGTTCTTCTATCGCCAAATGCCTGAGTTGGTGGAGCGTGGCCATATCTACATTGCGCAACCCCCTTTGTACAAAGTTAAGGCGGGTAAAGAAGAGCTGTACCTCAAAGACGCATCCGCATTGGATGGCTTCTTGTTGCGCATTGCGTTGAAAGACGCCAGCATCACCACCGGCGGTGCAAATGCGCAAACCTTGAGTGGTGACACCTTGGCCGAATTGGCGCGTAAGCACCAAGTGGCTGAGTCTGTCATTGCGCGTTTGAGTGGCTTCATGGATGCCGAAGCCTTGCGTGCCATTGCAGATGGTGTGTCTATCAACCTCGACACCGTGGCTGATGCTGAAAAATCTGCTCTGGCCATGCAAGAAAAATTGCGTGAACTTGGCAGCGGCTCAGAAGCTTCCGGCGAGTTTGATGTGCGTACCGACAAGCCTATTCTGCGCATCAGCCGTCGCCACCATGGCAACGTCAAGAGCAGTGTGATCACACAAGACTTTGTGCACGGTGCCGATTACGGCGCCTTGGCCGAAGCAGCACAAACCTTCCGTGACTTGGTGGGTGAGGGCTCTAAAGTGCACCGTGGCGAAGGCGAAAAGGCGAAAGAAGAAAAAGTCTCTGACTTCCGCCAAGCGATGAAGTGGCTGATTGGCCAAGCCGAAAACGCCACAGCACGTCAGCGCTACAAGGGTTTGGGTGAGATGAACCCAGCTCAGCTGTGGGAAACCACGATGGACCCGACAGTTCGCCGTTTGTTGCGTGTGCAAATTGACGATGCCATCGAAGCCGATCGCGTGTTTACCATGTTGATGGGCGACGAGGTCGAGCCTCGCCGCAACTTCATCGAAAACAACGCTTTGCGCGCTGCCAACATCGATATTTAATCGCGCTTGCCCTTCCAGCGTGAATGCTCTGGAAGGGTCTCGGCATCAAACACCTTTTGCTGTTCAGCCGTCAGTTGGTTGTAGAACGTACGCGTTGCTTCTGAGCGTTGTTTGACGTGCGATTGCATGGCGGCCAAATTGGCCTCATGCACCGAATTCATTTTTTCCATGCGCTCTGGCGTGCTCAGCTTGGCCATGGCTTCTCGATCAAGCGGTTGCATGAGGGGCTTTGCGGGCATTTTCATGCTTTGTACAAAGGCATTCCATGCGGGCTCTTGTGCGGTTGTTAAATGCAGCTTGGCTTTCAGTTCTGTCTGACGCTTCTCCCAATGCTTGGTCATGCGTTCATGCATGCGGCCCTCATCGTGGTGGACGCCCATTTCGCCCATCATGGGTTGAGCTTGTGCAGGCACGACAGCGGCCAAGGCAGTTCCAGCTAACAAAACAGACAGTGCAAAACGGGTGGTGTTCAAACGGGTCATAGAAGCTTCCTTGAAGTGAGAGGCGAAATGCCTCGGTCAAGTTCGTACTGTGAACCGTTCGTGTAACGCGTCTGTGCGTCGCCGCACAAGTTTCGTAAAGTTTTGTAGCGTGGCTTTGCCTTTACGCGACTTGGTAGCCTTCGTCGGCAATGGCATGTGCAATGTCTTCGCGTGGTTTGGTGCTGTGCACATCGACCTTGCCTGTGCTGCGGTCAATCTCCACTTTAGCTTCCGGATCCAAGCGCGCAATGGCCTTTTTGACGGCCATTTCGCAATGGCCGCATGTCATGCCCTGAACTTGAAACGTGTTGTCCATCATTTGCTCCTTATAAAAGATGTAACCTTAACTCATGTCTGAATTGTTTTGCGATATTGGTATTGGTGGAATGACCTGTGCGTCCTGCGTGGCCCGTGTGGAGCGCGCGATTGCCAAACTGCCCGGGGTTGAATCGGTGAGCGTTAACTTGGCCACCGAGTCTGCAAGGGTGACATGGGCTGCCTTGCAGACCACTGAGGACGAACAAACCCAGCAAGCCCGCTTGCGACGTGCTGTACGCGATGCAGGGTACGAGCCCTTGGCGGCTGAGCATTTAGAGCAAGCACCTGCAGGGGCCTGGGCGGGTTTTTCACTCGTTGCTTTGGGTCTGCTGCTCAGTACGCCGTTGGTTTTGCCAATGCTGGGCGATGTTTTAGGCCAGCATTGGATGTTGTCTGCGCTGTGGCAGTTTTTGTTGGCGACGCCTGTGCAGTTTGTGCTGGGTGCGCGCTTTTACAAAGCGGGTTGGCATGCCCTGTTGGCAGGCAGCGGCAATATGGATTTACTGGTTGCTTTGGGCACGAGCGCGGGCTGGGCGTTGTCCGTGTGGCTGTGGCTCACCGCCCCAGCAGGGGCCATGGTGCATTTGTATTTCGAAGGCTCAGCCGTTGTCATCACCTTGGTGTTGTTGGGCAAATGGCTCGAGGCCCGCGCCAAGCGCCAAACAACCGATGCCATTCGCGCCTTGCATGCCTTGCGTCCAGCGCGCGCACGTGTGATTACTTTGGACGGCGAGGCTGAAATTCCCATCGAAGAATTGTTGGTCGGCGACCGTTTGGTGGTTTTGCCCGGTGAACGCTTCGCCGCAGATGGCGTGGTCCTTGAAGGGCAAACACAGGTCGATGAAGCCATGCTCACGGGCGAGCCATTGCCCGTACACAAGGTTGTGGATTCACGTGTGACGGGGGGCAGCATCAACGGTGAAGGCCGTGTGGTGATTCGCGTCAGCGCGACAGGCACGGCCACGGTGTTGGCCAACATCATCCGCTTGGTGGAAGACGCACAAGCGGCCAAGGCACCCATTCAGCGCTTGGTGGATCAGGTGTCTGCGGTGTTTGTGCCGGTAGTCTTGGTGCTGGCCTTGGTCACGTTGTTGGTTTGGTGGTTCACGGGTCATAGCTTTGAGGTGTCGCTCATCCATTGCGTCGCGGTGCTGGTGATTGCGTGTCCTTGTGCCCTGGGTTTGGCCACGCCAGCGGCCATCATGGCGGGCACGGGCGTGGCGGCCAAGCACGGCATCTTGATCAAAGATGCTCAGGCCTTAGAAGTGGCTCACAAAGTCGACGCGGTGGCGTTTGATAAGACCGGTACATTGACCGTGGGTCAGCCCCGTTTGTTGTCGTTGCTCGCGACCGCAAGTACCGACGCGATAACAGAGGCTCAAACTTTGTTGCTCGCCCTTGCCGCGAGTTTGCAAAGCGGCAGCGAACATCCGTTGGCTCATGCGGTGGTGCAGGCGGCCAAGGCCCAAGGCGTGGCGTTTGCCGCCCCTGACAGCGCGAAGGCGGTTCCCGGCTTTGGCAGCGAAGGTGTGGTGCAGGGGCGTACCCTGCTGCTAGGTAGCTTGCGTTGGATGACCGAACTGGCTTTGCCAGAAGGTGCATGGCTCGCGCAAGCGAGCGTTTTGCAAGCCCAGGGCGCCACGGTGTCGGTGTTGGCTGAACGCACGGCGCAAGGGATAGCACCACTCGCCGTTCTGGCCTTTGGCGATGAGCCTAAACCTGGCGTGCAGGCTGCCTTGGCTAAGTTGCGTGCGCGTGGTTTGCGTTTGGTGATGATTTCAGGTGACAACGCGGGTGCCGCACAAGCCATGGCCGCACGCTTGGGTTTGCGTTCAGACGAGGTACATGCCGACGTGATGCCCGGTGACAAAGCGGCGTTGGTGAAGCGCTTGCAACACAACCCACATGGCTCTCCCCATGTGGTCGCTTTTGTGGGCGACGGCATCAACGACGCGCCCGCTTTGGCTGCTGCTGATGTGGGGTTGGCCATGGCCAACCTCAATGCAGATGGCCAGCGTGGTGGCACCGATGTGGCCATGCAAGCCGCAGGCATCACGCTCATGCGCGGTGACGTGGCCTTGGTCGCCGGTGCGTTGGACATCTCGGCGCGCACGGTCGCCAAGATCCGCCAAAATTTGTTTTGGGCGTTTGTTTACAACGCCGCAGGCATCCCGCTGGCAGCGATGGGCTATTTGAGTCCAGTCGTCGCGGGTGCCGCCATGGCGTTGAGTTCCGTCAGCGTGATGACCAACGCTTTGTTGTTGAAGCGTTGGAAACCTTGATCGTCTTTTGATTTTCTTAGGCGTTGGCTTTGCTGTTTATCGTTGGCGCTTTCGGTGTTGAAAACCACGACACATAAAGGGCCGGCAGCACCACCAGCGTCAACAACGTGGCGGTGACCAAGCCGCCAATCACCACGATTGCCAAAGGGCGTTGGGTTTCGGAGCCGATGTCATGACTCAACGCCATGGGCAGCAAACCCAGTGCGGCGAGCATGGCTGTCATTAAGACGGTGCGTAGACGTTGCAATGCACCCTCCTTGACGGCCTCAATCACGGTGTAGCCCGCATTGCGCAACTGTTGGAAGACCGAAAGCATAACCACGCCATTGAGCACGGCTTGGCCCGATAGCGCAATAAAACCAATGGCGGCTGACACGGACAGCGGAATGCTAAAAATCCATAGCGCCGCAAAACCGCCAATCAATGCGAGCGGCACGTTGATCAAAATCAAACCCGCAGTTTTGAACGAACCAAACGCGTCGAACAGCAACACGAAAATCAGCAGCAGCGAAATTGGCACCACCACGCCCAAGCGTTGCATGGCGCGCTCTTGGTTTTCAAACTCACCGGACCAAGTGACGGCGTAGCTGTCGGCAATCTTCACGTTCTTTTCGACACGTGCCTTCATGTCTGCCACGACCGAGCCCATGTCGCGGCCCTTCACAAAAATACCAATCGCCATGGTCCGTCGGCCGGCTTCTCGGGCGATGTTCATCGCGCCGCTGCCTTGCCGAATCGTGGCCACGTTTTCTAGCGTGGCGTAGCCACCGCCAGGCAGAGCGATGGGGGTGGCTGGTAAGTTGATGACCGAGCGTCGGTCACTAGCCAAGCGCAGTACCACGGTGAACTTGCGCTCCCCCTCCCAAATTTGGGTGGTGGCGCGACCGGCCAAAGCAGACTCAATCACGTCTTGAATGTCACCCACGTTGAGTCCCAATCGTGCGGCGCGGTCACGGTCGATGTCGACGATGAGTTGTGGCACTTCACCCAATCGGTCAATCTCAGCACGCTGTACACCTACGACTTGTTTGAACTCACGTTGCATGGCTTCGGTGGTTCGACGCAGTTCATCTAAGTCGTCTCCCGAAACCTTCACCACGATCTGCCCTTTGATTTGCGAAATTGACTCCAACACGTTGTCACGAATGGGCATCGAAAATGCAGGGTCTACGCCCGGAATAATCGCCAGCTTTTGGTCCATTTCTTCAATCAGCAAATCGCGTGTCATGCCTTTGCGCCATTCTTCAGCGGGCTTCACGTCTACAAACACCTCGGCCATGCTGAGTGTTTTAGGGTCGGTGCCGTCTTCCGGTTGACCGGCCTTGGAGACCACGGTACGCACTTCAGGAATGGTCAGCAGTTGTACGCGCGCTTTGCGCAGCACTTTGGCGGCTTCTTCTTGTGACACGCTGGCAGGCATGTCCCAGTTCACCCAGAACGTGCCTTCGTTCAGTTCAGGTAAGAACTCAGAGCCCAAACTGGCTGCCGCTAAAACAGAAATGGCAAATCCACTCAGGGCGATGCCCACCACTTTGCGAGGTTTTTCAAGTGCCCAGTTCAGCACGGGTTCGTACACCCGCTTGGCCCACGACACCAGGCCGTTGTCGCCGTGCGGAATGCCTTTACGCAGCATCCAATAGGCCAGCAGTGGGACCAAGGTCAACGAAAAAATGAGCGAGCCCACCAGTGCTGTGGTCACGGATAGCGCCATAGGCTGAAAAATTCGGCCCTCGTGGCGTTGTAGTGCAAAGATAGGAATGTGCGCGGCGATGATGATGAGCATCGAGAACAACGTAGGGCGACCCACTTCGTTGGCCGCGTTGGTGATGAGCGTGCGACGCTCTTTCTCGTTCATGCCTTCACCGCGTTCGGCCAAGCGGTGCATGATGTTTTCAATCACGATCACCGCACCATCCACGATGATGCCGAAGTCCATCGCGCCTAAACTGAGTAAGTTGGCGGGCACACCCAAAATTTTGAGCCCCAAGAAGGTAGATAGCAGGGCAAGTGG from Limnohabitans curvus carries:
- a CDS encoding heavy-metal-associated domain-containing protein, encoding MDNTFQVQGMTCGHCEMAVKKAIARLDPEAKVEIDRSTGKVDVHSTKPREDIAHAIADEGYQVA
- a CDS encoding heavy metal translocating P-type ATPase; this translates as MSELFCDIGIGGMTCASCVARVERAIAKLPGVESVSVNLATESARVTWAALQTTEDEQTQQARLRRAVRDAGYEPLAAEHLEQAPAGAWAGFSLVALGLLLSTPLVLPMLGDVLGQHWMLSALWQFLLATPVQFVLGARFYKAGWHALLAGSGNMDLLVALGTSAGWALSVWLWLTAPAGAMVHLYFEGSAVVITLVLLGKWLEARAKRQTTDAIRALHALRPARARVITLDGEAEIPIEELLVGDRLVVLPGERFAADGVVLEGQTQVDEAMLTGEPLPVHKVVDSRVTGGSINGEGRVVIRVSATGTATVLANIIRLVEDAQAAKAPIQRLVDQVSAVFVPVVLVLALVTLLVWWFTGHSFEVSLIHCVAVLVIACPCALGLATPAAIMAGTGVAAKHGILIKDAQALEVAHKVDAVAFDKTGTLTVGQPRLLSLLATASTDAITEAQTLLLALAASLQSGSEHPLAHAVVQAAKAQGVAFAAPDSAKAVPGFGSEGVVQGRTLLLGSLRWMTELALPEGAWLAQASVLQAQGATVSVLAERTAQGIAPLAVLAFGDEPKPGVQAALAKLRARGLRLVMISGDNAGAAQAMAARLGLRSDEVHADVMPGDKAALVKRLQHNPHGSPHVVAFVGDGINDAPALAAADVGLAMANLNADGQRGGTDVAMQAAGITLMRGDVALVAGALDISARTVAKIRQNLFWAFVYNAAGIPLAAMGYLSPVVAGAAMALSSVSVMTNALLLKRWKP
- a CDS encoding Spy/CpxP family protein refolding chaperone, coding for MTRLNTTRFALSVLLAGTALAAVVPAQAQPMMGEMGVHHDEGRMHERMTKHWEKRQTELKAKLHLTTAQEPAWNAFVQSMKMPAKPLMQPLDREAMAKLSTPERMEKMNSVHEANLAAMQSHVKQRSEATRTFYNQLTAEQQKVFDAETLPEHSRWKGKRD
- a CDS encoding efflux RND transporter permease subunit, with amino-acid sequence MKRLIDYALNQPLFILLGTLLFVMAGVFAFKNLSVEAFPDVTDTQVTVIALYPGRAAEEVEKEVSLPIEVALSGLPNSIRVFSHTQFGLSFTVVTYDDKAEVNLARQQVNERLSSVDLPTGVQANVMPNATPVGEVMRYRLKGDGKTSTELRTIQDWTVERALRQIPGVADVVGMGGYIKQYEVQPDMQKLRAYKLTLQDLQDAMGRGNSNAGGSYVAQGAQQFAIRGIGLLHSAQDIGNIVVTARGNTPVLVKDVATIAIGAVPRLGTVGQDLDDDVVTGIIIMRKGENPSVVLKGIKEKLIDLNERVLPKGVQIVPFYDRTWLMGKTLTTVFKNLVEGALLVSLVLYLFLSNMRASLAVVVVIPLALLSTFLGLKILGVPANLLSLGAMDFGIIVDGAVIVIENIMHRLAERGEGMNEKERRTLITNAANEVGRPTLFSMLIIIAAHIPIFALQRHEGRIFQPMALSVTTALVGSLIFSLTLVPLLAYWMLRKGIPHGDNGLVSWAKRVYEPVLNWALEKPRKVVGIALSGFAISVLAAASLGSEFLPELNEGTFWVNWDMPASVSQEEAAKVLRKARVQLLTIPEVRTVVSKAGQPEDGTDPKTLSMAEVFVDVKPAEEWRKGMTRDLLIEEMDQKLAIIPGVDPAFSMPIRDNVLESISQIKGQIVVKVSGDDLDELRRTTEAMQREFKQVVGVQRAEIDRLGEVPQLIVDIDRDRAARLGLNVGDIQDVIESALAGRATTQIWEGERKFTVVLRLASDRRSVINLPATPIALPGGGYATLENVATIRQGSGAMNIAREAGRRTMAIGIFVKGRDMGSVVADMKARVEKNVKIADSYAVTWSGEFENQERAMQRLGVVVPISLLLIFVLLFDAFGSFKTAGLILINVPLALIGGFAALWIFSIPLSVSAAIGFIALSGQAVLNGVVMLSVFQQLRNAGYTVIEAVKEGALQRLRTVLMTAMLAALGLLPMALSHDIGSETQRPLAIVVIGGLVTATLLTLVVLPALYVSWFSTPKAPTINSKANA
- the gyrB gene encoding DNA topoisomerase (ATP-hydrolyzing) subunit B, with the translated sequence MTESTQTPENPVTPPAGEGYGEGSIQILEGLEAVRKRPGMYIGDTSDGSGLHHLVFEVVDNSIDEALAGHCDDIVVTIHSDNSISVTDNGRGIPTGVKMDDKHEPKRSAAEIALTELHAGGKFNQNSYKVSGGLHGVGVSCVNALSKSLRLVVRRDGKVHTLEFSKGFVQNRLIEVVNGVEVSPMRITGDTEKRGTEVHFLPDTEIFTQNTDFHYEILSKRLRELSFLNNGVRIRLLDERTGKEDDFSGAGGVKGFVDFINSGKKVLHPNAFYAEGDRPAETYGGIPGTNIGVEVSMQWNDGYNENVLCFTNNIPQRDGGTHLTGLRAAMTRVINKYIEENEFAKKAKVEVTGDDMREGLCCVLSVKVPEPKFSSQTKDKLVSSEVRAPVEDIVAKTLTDYLQERPNDAKIICGKIVEAARAREAARKAREMTRRKGVLDGMGLPGKLADCQEKDPSLCEIYIVEGDSAGGSAKQGRDRKFQAILPLRGKILNVEKARYEKLLTSNEILTLITALGTGIGKASAESGKSATDDFNVDKLRYHRIIIMTDADVDGAHIRTLLLTFFYRQMPELVERGHIYIAQPPLYKVKAGKEELYLKDASALDGFLLRIALKDASITTGGANAQTLSGDTLAELARKHQVAESVIARLSGFMDAEALRAIADGVSINLDTVADAEKSALAMQEKLRELGSGSEASGEFDVRTDKPILRISRRHHGNVKSSVITQDFVHGADYGALAEAAQTFRDLVGEGSKVHRGEGEKAKEEKVSDFRQAMKWLIGQAENATARQRYKGLGEMNPAQLWETTMDPTVRRLLRVQIDDAIEADRVFTMLMGDEVEPRRNFIENNALRAANIDI